One window of Halorussus sp. MSC15.2 genomic DNA carries:
- a CDS encoding DUF2178 domain-containing protein has translation MVGFVGGGVALALLLREVLNYPIVSEAVYWVGILGFLAVWLGSSQTLFDERDRALERRASQLTLTILAPILVVSASVTRLLPKVSDYAVPAEIVHALYGLVAVYVVFGVAYVVVRSHS, from the coding sequence ATGGTCGGATTCGTGGGTGGCGGAGTCGCGCTCGCCCTCCTTCTCCGGGAGGTGCTGAACTACCCGATAGTCAGCGAGGCGGTCTACTGGGTCGGCATCCTCGGGTTCCTCGCCGTCTGGTTGGGGAGTTCACAGACGCTGTTCGACGAGCGCGACCGAGCGCTCGAACGGCGCGCCAGTCAACTCACGCTGACCATCCTCGCGCCAATACTGGTCGTCTCGGCGTCCGTCACGCGCCTTCTTCCGAAAGTCAGCGACTACGCCGTCCCGGCCGAAATAGTCCATGCACTGTACGGGTTGGTCGCCGTATACGTCGTGTTCGGCGTCGCCTACGTCGTGGTCCGCTCTCACTCATGA
- a CDS encoding helix-turn-helix transcriptional regulator, giving the protein MRNEIRDRRDAEGISQADLAEAVGVTRQTINAIERERYDPSIELAFKLARHFDCRIEDLFDPELDGNGTAEE; this is encoded by the coding sequence ATGAGGAACGAAATCCGAGACCGGCGGGACGCCGAAGGCATCAGTCAGGCCGACCTCGCCGAGGCGGTCGGGGTCACTCGCCAGACGATAAACGCCATCGAGCGCGAGCGCTACGACCCGTCGATAGAACTGGCGTTCAAGTTGGCCCGCCACTTCGACTGCCGAATCGAGGACCTGTTCGACCCCGAACTCGACGGCAACGGTACGGCCGAAGAGTAG
- a CDS encoding TrmB family transcriptional regulator: MASLRDLGLSEYEARAYRALLDAGPTTAKELSRASDVPMGRIYDVLSSLETHNLARSQSASRPKKYVAVEPDTALNRLLEDKLAELEEQAQQYEDIVDDLTDELDATEPVEEGFWTAAVGAEESVDLLVERLDAADDRIAMVAGTSSAQFDLGDVGELVSRHLEAALDRGVEVSLLMSPELVETLPPSVGKRYTESLSDHPKFAVRTTEGLQGTFNFIDDVEVCIEVANPLNPGEAFAMIDMKDPEFAAGVREKFAPRWESAEPLSFDGR, encoded by the coding sequence ATGGCAAGTCTACGAGACCTCGGTCTTTCGGAGTACGAGGCGCGGGCGTATCGGGCACTGTTGGACGCGGGACCGACCACCGCCAAGGAGTTGTCTCGCGCGAGCGACGTGCCGATGGGTCGCATCTACGACGTGCTGAGCAGTCTGGAGACCCACAACCTCGCGCGCTCGCAGAGCGCGAGTCGGCCCAAGAAGTACGTCGCGGTCGAACCCGACACCGCGCTGAACCGCCTGCTGGAGGACAAACTCGCCGAACTCGAAGAGCAGGCCCAGCAGTACGAGGACATCGTGGACGACCTCACCGACGAACTCGACGCGACCGAACCCGTCGAGGAGGGGTTCTGGACCGCCGCGGTCGGTGCCGAGGAGTCGGTGGACCTGCTGGTCGAACGCCTCGACGCGGCCGACGACCGTATCGCGATGGTCGCCGGGACCTCGTCGGCCCAGTTCGACCTCGGCGACGTGGGCGAACTCGTCTCCCGGCACCTCGAAGCGGCGCTCGACCGGGGCGTGGAGGTGTCGCTGCTCATGTCGCCCGAACTCGTGGAGACGCTCCCGCCGAGCGTGGGAAAGCGTTACACCGAGAGCCTCTCGGACCATCCGAAGTTCGCGGTCCGAACCACCGAGGGACTGCAGGGGACGTTCAACTTCATCGACGACGTGGAAGTGTGCATCGAGGTGGCCAACCCCCTGAATCCGGGCGAGGCGTTCGCCATGATAGACATGAAGGACCCCGAGTTCGCGGCGGGCGTCCGCGAGAAGTTTGCGCCCCGGTGGGAGTCGGCCGAACCCCTCTCGTTCGACGGTCGCTGA
- a CDS encoding APC family permease — MAEHTRTLGFRVAFALGLGTMIAAGIFSLSGTAVAVVGSSAVVSFVIAAVIAGITAASYSEFASIYSENGGGYLFSSRTFEDDRLLFAVGASLFMGYCATTAFYLATMGEWFHQFIIPHGIPIPHGAVAITTAVLLGYLNAQGTEESGTFQVIVTAAKVAVLLVFIGGAFAFQGPTEAVGTFAGEFKTNAGGIVSIAAVAFITFFGFSAIAASAGEIIDPRRVVPKAIGASILTVTILYIFVIVAMVNSPIPAAVVARQGETAMGKVAAAFLGSFGKWLIVAGAVFSMVSASNASILAASGIGSLMGRQGQAPRRFSRIHPEYGTPFWSVVTVTGTISTLILVFMSLFPAEGGLGLLHLGLDALTGFANLNLLAPLAVVNVALIVSRRRFPDMDRPLEVPLTPWVPIVGILANLALITNLPPRGIVIGLGVELALVGAYLAWGGAPDVEELTKEAVGRHQPVRTSGGESVNRSGVEATRGRESEETGPVEPRETEAVESEGVSDTEDRYRVLVPVARIERAPVHVELAAALANARARIRYCRSSTSRTSPTRRPTRWSKRTPRSAPTDSSSASNPRAWTPSTRSRGTSRATSASTSTRPPATTTRNSS; from the coding sequence ATGGCGGAACACACTCGGACACTCGGATTCAGGGTCGCGTTCGCACTGGGACTGGGCACGATGATAGCGGCGGGTATCTTCTCGCTGTCGGGGACCGCGGTGGCGGTCGTGGGTAGCAGCGCAGTCGTCTCGTTCGTCATCGCCGCGGTCATCGCGGGCATCACCGCGGCCTCCTACTCGGAGTTCGCGTCCATCTACAGCGAGAACGGCGGCGGCTACCTCTTCTCGTCGCGCACCTTCGAGGACGACAGACTCCTGTTCGCGGTCGGCGCGTCGCTGTTCATGGGCTACTGCGCGACCACGGCGTTCTACCTCGCCACGATGGGCGAGTGGTTCCACCAGTTCATCATCCCGCACGGGATTCCGATTCCGCACGGGGCGGTCGCAATCACGACCGCGGTCCTGCTCGGCTACCTCAACGCGCAGGGGACCGAGGAGAGCGGGACGTTTCAGGTCATCGTGACCGCGGCGAAGGTGGCGGTCCTGTTGGTGTTCATCGGCGGCGCGTTCGCGTTTCAGGGACCGACCGAGGCGGTCGGCACCTTCGCCGGGGAGTTCAAGACGAACGCCGGCGGCATCGTCTCCATCGCCGCAGTCGCGTTCATCACCTTCTTCGGGTTCTCGGCCATCGCGGCCAGCGCGGGCGAGATAATCGACCCGCGAAGGGTCGTCCCGAAAGCCATCGGCGCGAGCATCCTGACGGTGACGATACTCTACATCTTCGTCATCGTGGCGATGGTCAACTCGCCGATTCCGGCGGCGGTCGTCGCACGGCAGGGCGAAACCGCGATGGGGAAGGTCGCCGCGGCGTTCCTCGGGAGTTTCGGCAAGTGGCTCATCGTCGCCGGGGCCGTCTTCAGCATGGTGTCGGCGTCGAACGCCTCGATTCTGGCGGCGTCCGGTATCGGGTCGCTGATGGGACGACAGGGCCAAGCGCCTCGGCGATTCAGCCGCATCCACCCCGAGTACGGGACGCCGTTCTGGAGCGTCGTCACGGTGACGGGCACGATTTCGACTCTCATTCTCGTGTTCATGTCGCTGTTCCCGGCGGAGGGCGGACTCGGCCTGCTCCACCTCGGACTCGACGCGCTGACGGGGTTCGCCAACCTCAACCTGCTCGCTCCGCTCGCCGTCGTCAACGTCGCGCTCATCGTCTCTCGGCGGCGGTTCCCCGACATGGACCGACCGCTGGAGGTGCCGCTGACGCCGTGGGTCCCGATTGTCGGTATCCTCGCTAACCTCGCGCTCATCACGAACCTCCCGCCGAGAGGCATCGTCATCGGTCTCGGCGTCGAACTCGCGCTCGTCGGCGCGTACCTCGCGTGGGGCGGCGCACCCGACGTGGAGGAACTCACCAAGGAGGCCGTGGGCAGACATCAACCCGTCCGGACCAGCGGCGGCGAGTCGGTCAACCGGAGCGGTGTGGAGGCCACTCGTGGCCGCGAATCCGAGGAGACCGGACCGGTCGAACCTCGGGAGACCGAAGCCGTCGAGTCCGAAGGAGTCTCCGATACCGAGGACCGGTATCGGGTTCTCGTTCCGGTGGCCCGCATCGAGCGCGCGCCGGTTCACGTCGAACTGGCCGCGGCGCTTGCGAACGCGCGGGCGAGAATCCGATACTGCAGGTCGTCAACGTCACGCACATCCCCGACCAGACGCCCTACGAGATGGTCCAAGAGGACGCCGAGAAGCGCGCCGACAGACTCGTCGAGCGCCTCGAATCCGCGGGCGTGGACGCCGAGTACACGGTCGAGGGGCACATCTCGCGCGACATCGGCTTCGACATCAACAAGACCGCCCGCGACGACGACGCGGAACTCATCCTGA
- a CDS encoding twin-arginine translocation signal domain-containing protein, translating to MTDAERDDESTDARIDRRTVLKGTAAAGVAGTGLAGTASASGDDQREITFCAAEEETFSYFVRVSGSLERGGTHESDEYDAVGEDFAEGAVSAERCDSFVFTGDVENVKLDGPGKVFVDGDLLEDTTTEDEEKLSNQITIQGKGTRVEYKFRVSGRVEPDDSIEASDEVSDSVVRGAVNSGSDVFRYSGAIAFDEADGPVTVTLDVNPD from the coding sequence ATGACCGACGCGGAGAGAGACGACGAATCGACCGACGCGAGAATCGACCGACGCACCGTCCTGAAGGGGACCGCGGCCGCGGGCGTCGCGGGGACCGGACTGGCCGGAACTGCGAGCGCGAGCGGTGACGACCAGCGCGAGATAACGTTCTGCGCGGCCGAGGAGGAGACGTTCAGCTACTTCGTGCGCGTGTCCGGGAGCCTCGAACGCGGCGGGACCCACGAGAGCGACGAGTACGACGCGGTGGGCGAGGACTTCGCCGAAGGTGCGGTCAGCGCCGAGCGGTGCGACAGTTTCGTGTTCACCGGGGACGTCGAGAACGTGAAACTCGACGGGCCGGGCAAGGTGTTCGTGGACGGTGACCTCTTGGAGGACACGACGACCGAGGACGAGGAGAAACTCTCGAACCAGATAACCATCCAAGGGAAGGGGACGAGAGTGGAGTACAAGTTCAGAGTGAGCGGTCGGGTCGAACCGGACGACAGCATCGAAGCCAGTGACGAGGTGTCCGATAGCGTCGTCAGAGGTGCGGTCAACTCCGGGTCCGACGTGTTCCGCTACTCGGGCGCCATCGCGTTCGACGAGGCCGACGGACCGGTGACCGTGACGCTCGACGTGAACCCGGACTGA
- the trkA gene encoding Trk system potassium transporter TrkA, which produces MRVIIVGAGEVGSSIASSLADTHEVVVVDVDGERVDALTYSEDVLAIQGDGTSISTLREAGIEEADMMIASTDDDETNLVACGTAKTVDDPFTIARVKNVDYLETWQHAADRTAFGVDFMVCTNLLTAQDIVRVIGLPAARDVDPFAGGAVQMAEFGVSADSPLADQTVSEADRFDSLTFAAILRNGDVEIPRGGTRIRADDKVVVIGNPESVQEFAREIAPRETPSSNEDLVIIGGSDIGYHVARLLEERGLSPRLIERDADRARELAEKLPNTVVMESDATDAEFLAREHVDEADAVVAALESDEKNLLVSVLAKQLGARRTVAVVETTEYVSLFETVGVDVGVNPREVTAEEITRFTRELHTENVSLIEDDRAEVIEVEVDDDSILVGRPIRESVADLPEGFVVGAITRDDQFVVPRGDTVVESGDHVVAFVERDALEAVTEQL; this is translated from the coding sequence ATGCGTGTTATCATCGTCGGGGCGGGCGAGGTCGGGTCTTCCATCGCGTCGAGTCTCGCCGACACCCACGAGGTCGTGGTCGTGGACGTGGACGGGGAGCGAGTGGACGCGCTGACCTACTCGGAGGACGTCCTCGCCATTCAGGGCGACGGCACGTCGATTTCGACGCTCCGAGAGGCTGGCATCGAGGAGGCCGACATGATGATAGCCAGTACCGACGACGACGAGACGAATCTGGTCGCCTGCGGCACCGCGAAGACGGTGGACGACCCGTTCACCATCGCGCGAGTCAAGAACGTCGATTACCTCGAAACGTGGCAGCACGCGGCCGACCGGACCGCGTTCGGCGTCGACTTCATGGTGTGCACGAACCTGCTCACGGCGCAGGACATCGTGCGCGTCATCGGCCTGCCCGCCGCGCGCGACGTGGACCCCTTCGCCGGGGGTGCCGTCCAGATGGCCGAGTTCGGGGTCAGCGCCGACAGTCCGCTGGCCGACCAGACCGTCAGCGAGGCCGACCGGTTCGACTCGCTGACGTTCGCCGCCATCCTCCGAAACGGCGACGTCGAGATACCTCGCGGGGGAACCCGCATCCGGGCCGACGACAAGGTGGTCGTCATCGGGAACCCCGAGAGCGTGCAGGAGTTCGCCCGCGAAATCGCGCCGCGAGAGACGCCCTCCAGCAACGAGGACCTCGTCATCATCGGCGGGAGCGACATCGGCTACCACGTCGCCCGACTGCTGGAGGAGCGCGGTCTCAGTCCGCGACTCATCGAACGGGACGCCGACCGCGCCCGCGAACTCGCCGAGAAGCTGCCCAACACAGTCGTCATGGAGAGCGACGCGACCGACGCCGAGTTCCTCGCGCGCGAACACGTGGACGAGGCCGACGCCGTGGTCGCCGCCCTTGAGAGCGACGAGAAGAACCTGCTGGTCTCGGTGTTGGCCAAGCAACTCGGCGCGCGCCGGACCGTCGCGGTGGTCGAGACCACCGAGTACGTCAGCCTCTTCGAGACGGTGGGCGTGGACGTGGGCGTCAACCCCCGCGAGGTCACCGCCGAGGAGATAACCCGGTTCACTCGCGAACTCCACACCGAGAACGTCTCGCTCATCGAAGACGACCGGGCAGAGGTCATCGAGGTCGAGGTGGACGACGACTCGATTCTCGTGGGCAGACCGATACGCGAGTCGGTCGCCGACCTCCCGGAGGGGTTCGTCGTCGGTGCCATCACCCGCGACGACCAGTTCGTCGTTCCGCGGGGCGACACCGTGGTCGAGTCGGGCGACCACGTGGTCGCCTTCGTGGAGAGAGACGCGCTGGAAGCCGTGACCGAACAACTATGA
- a CDS encoding helix-turn-helix domain-containing protein produces MGVATAFEIAVPASTLALAETFERAPDAALRMERTVGGAGDRTGSFAWVSGVESDRLPDLFTTDSSVADAQRLGEDGDADLFEIRFDAAICRFAERIFDRDGVILGATATDGVWRFQLRFADHDDVGEVFDDEFRREYEATVTRLYGSDETLTAESGLTDKQRRTLSTAYEMGYYSVPRSVDLEAVGDRLDISRQAVSERLRRGHELLVADFLGKGRE; encoded by the coding sequence ATGGGCGTAGCGACCGCGTTCGAGATAGCCGTTCCCGCATCGACGCTCGCGCTGGCGGAGACGTTCGAGCGCGCTCCGGACGCGGCGTTGCGGATGGAGCGAACCGTCGGCGGGGCGGGCGACCGAACCGGGTCGTTCGCGTGGGTTTCGGGCGTCGAGTCCGACCGCCTCCCCGACCTGTTTACGACCGACTCGTCGGTCGCGGACGCGCAGCGACTCGGCGAGGACGGCGACGCCGACCTGTTCGAGATTCGGTTCGACGCGGCCATCTGCCGGTTCGCCGAGCGCATCTTCGACCGCGACGGCGTGATACTCGGCGCGACCGCCACCGACGGCGTCTGGCGGTTCCAGCTCCGGTTCGCCGACCACGACGACGTGGGCGAGGTGTTCGACGACGAGTTCCGCAGGGAGTACGAGGCGACCGTAACCCGACTCTACGGGTCGGACGAGACGCTGACCGCCGAAAGCGGCCTGACGGACAAACAGCGTCGAACGCTCTCGACCGCCTACGAGATGGGGTACTACAGCGTGCCGCGGAGCGTGGACCTCGAAGCGGTCGGCGACCGACTCGACATCTCGCGGCAGGCGGTCTCGGAACGACTCCGCCGCGGTCACGAGCTACTGGTCGCGGACTTCCTCGGAAAAGGCCGGGAGTAG
- a CDS encoding helix-turn-helix domain-containing protein has protein sequence MSFIAEFSIPTDDFALGTALDAAPEMRVEVERLATHSREWVMPFLWASGGDLGAFEAAMEDDETVSEVATLDRLDGTALYMIEWSEPVERQVDAMIDEHAIVQEAVADDEWFLKLRFADEDRLSAFYEELESEFELHRKYRTTEPKEGEFGLTPEQRETLVLASELGYFSVPREATVEDIADRLGISTNSVSQRLRRGHDALVRNTLLVNGQ, from the coding sequence ATGAGTTTCATCGCGGAGTTCTCGATTCCGACCGACGACTTCGCGCTCGGGACGGCCCTCGACGCCGCTCCGGAGATGCGGGTCGAGGTGGAGCGTCTCGCCACACACAGCAGGGAGTGGGTGATGCCGTTCCTCTGGGCGTCGGGCGGCGACCTCGGTGCGTTCGAGGCGGCGATGGAGGACGACGAGACCGTCTCGGAGGTGGCGACGCTCGACCGACTCGACGGGACGGCCCTCTACATGATAGAGTGGAGCGAACCCGTCGAGCGACAGGTGGACGCGATGATAGACGAACACGCCATCGTGCAGGAGGCGGTCGCGGACGACGAGTGGTTCCTCAAACTCCGGTTCGCAGACGAGGACAGGCTCTCGGCGTTCTACGAGGAACTGGAATCGGAGTTCGAACTCCACCGGAAGTACCGGACGACCGAACCCAAGGAGGGCGAGTTCGGCCTGACGCCCGAGCAGCGCGAGACGCTGGTGCTGGCGTCGGAACTGGGCTACTTCTCGGTGCCGCGCGAGGCCACCGTCGAGGACATCGCCGACCGCCTCGGCATCTCCACGAACTCGGTCTCCCAGCGCCTCCGACGGGGTCACGACGCGCTGGTCCGCAACACCCTACTCGTCAACGGGCAGTGA
- a CDS encoding Lrp/AsnC family transcriptional regulator, which produces MVRAYVAIITGTGASEDAVAAVRDLPGVASAHIVSGDFDIVAEIEGETVRDLQRIVTDGIHEVAGVGTTRTYVQLD; this is translated from the coding sequence ATGGTTCGCGCGTACGTAGCGATAATCACTGGGACCGGAGCGTCGGAGGACGCCGTGGCCGCCGTCCGCGACCTCCCGGGAGTCGCGTCGGCTCACATCGTCTCGGGCGACTTCGATATCGTGGCCGAAATCGAAGGCGAGACGGTGCGTGACCTCCAGCGAATCGTCACCGACGGGATTCACGAGGTGGCGGGCGTCGGGACCACCCGGACGTACGTCCAACTGGACTGA
- a CDS encoding DNA double-strand break repair nuclease NurA, whose product MTLDPVHFDGIAGLADRIDYDAEDQDHRDAAETVWENFLDPLVGDDGAILEPIDELARRQVDTEEIALEDAPFETTHGLDAGTLNPKPFKNGLVLDVAHAAMSATPSDLDLHDSRTVVKALHSNDTSKNFGTEWEEYDDGSQRRIVHTHLPQNQYEEDVVHALALYLAESSHALEHAERVSEFLLLDGPIYPKGVLRWKYRSSVLTDLFEESPLVRQILDNYVELVETFADRGVPLAGFVKNVSSKSVVRTLKRETDFGPVPWAHDAGLFAQILERRELVDGEFERLTDDLTLTNWFVSTGGMDEFFAAEGGHNLDRGLDPEQYQVTFCVVYDPRRDLVFKVEAPRVFTDDPELREAIERQILGEIAVHRGPPRAISKADDLAAIDRGSVDSLVTSFERSLDTELDENYNAVRWGRGY is encoded by the coding sequence ATGACGCTCGACCCGGTGCACTTCGACGGCATCGCGGGGTTGGCCGACCGCATCGACTACGACGCCGAGGACCAGGACCACCGGGACGCCGCCGAGACGGTCTGGGAGAACTTCCTCGACCCGCTGGTCGGCGACGACGGGGCGATTCTCGAACCCATCGACGAACTGGCCCGCCGGCAGGTCGATACCGAGGAGATAGCCCTCGAAGACGCCCCGTTCGAGACCACCCACGGTCTCGACGCCGGGACGCTCAACCCCAAGCCGTTCAAGAACGGTCTGGTCCTCGACGTGGCCCACGCCGCGATGAGCGCGACGCCGTCGGACCTCGACCTCCACGACTCCCGGACCGTGGTGAAGGCGCTCCACTCGAACGACACCTCGAAGAACTTCGGCACCGAGTGGGAGGAGTACGACGACGGGAGTCAGCGCAGAATCGTCCACACGCACCTTCCCCAGAACCAGTACGAGGAGGACGTGGTCCACGCCCTCGCGCTCTACCTCGCCGAGAGCAGTCACGCCCTCGAACACGCCGAGCGCGTCTCGGAGTTCCTCCTGCTCGACGGCCCCATCTATCCGAAGGGCGTCCTCCGGTGGAAGTACCGGAGTTCGGTCCTGACCGACCTGTTCGAGGAGTCGCCGCTCGTCCGACAGATTCTGGACAACTACGTCGAACTGGTCGAGACGTTCGCCGACCGGGGCGTTCCGCTTGCTGGATTCGTCAAGAACGTCTCGTCGAAGTCGGTGGTCCGCACGCTCAAGCGCGAGACCGACTTCGGGCCGGTGCCGTGGGCGCACGACGCCGGTCTGTTCGCCCAGATTCTCGAACGCCGGGAACTCGTGGACGGCGAGTTCGAGCGCCTGACCGACGACCTGACGCTAACCAACTGGTTCGTCTCGACGGGCGGCATGGACGAGTTCTTCGCGGCGGAAGGCGGCCACAATCTCGACCGGGGTCTCGACCCCGAGCAGTATCAGGTCACGTTCTGCGTGGTGTACGACCCCCGAAGGGACCTCGTGTTCAAGGTCGAAGCCCCGAGGGTGTTCACCGACGACCCGGAACTCCGCGAGGCCATCGAGCGCCAGATTCTCGGGGAAATCGCGGTCCACCGCGGACCGCCCCGTGCCATCTCGAAGGCCGACGACCTCGCGGCCATCGACCGCGGGAGCGTCGATTCGCTGGTCACGTCGTTCGAGCGCTCGCTCGACACCGAACTCGACGAGAACTACAACGCGGTCCGGTGGGGACGCGGTTACTGA
- a CDS encoding ATP-binding protein has product MGDFDTGTSSAATRGDDRFDSMATDPVGTDRGIGTLSAAEGLRIGEEEDETHLQAYVTADNREDVRVGKYLLVGYPDGEKLFCRICALEYRQEYRVDDATEIHSKRAMRREDIEETDYKLMADLEPVAILYEDGDGSEVELKRRMTDRVPKPKSVVREASDKSEIKTGLKMPGDGVFLGHLSVGGEKVRTAAEPPTIDYRLKDDYEDGDPLVFRHTLVAGGTGSGKTHGAKNVLRQFLADERRYEMEDGANRRAAVVQFDPQDEYAQMHDDNPDVTAEDERRWESENVAHGGHDDTKAFVPKVEGGSYAADHHRAEQVAFTIPFSMVARRPWLVAGASLNDNQYNALRLLLDRFFDQYGEAGTYEDFVDYIDDPALREELDESGRVHEATYDAVKRRAISSAFYSVFDQDARPITDQIQQFVKPGQLSVVPTYHLNDSRATEVVVLALASLLVDEKLSNDPTYTRIKETPLVVGMDEAHNFLTDADSVQSRKVITKFTEAAKQGRKERLGLFLITQDPQDIDDAVFKQINTTVVLNLGDEDAIKSVNIPAELEGKVPYMEKGQMVVYSPDNSEPVEIIGLSKCVTKHGRD; this is encoded by the coding sequence GTGGGCGACTTCGACACCGGCACGTCGAGCGCCGCGACGCGGGGCGACGACCGCTTCGACTCGATGGCCACCGACCCCGTGGGCACCGACCGCGGCATCGGCACCCTCTCGGCGGCCGAGGGCCTGCGAATCGGCGAGGAGGAGGACGAGACCCACCTGCAGGCGTACGTGACCGCCGACAACCGCGAGGACGTGCGGGTCGGCAAGTACCTGCTCGTGGGCTACCCCGACGGCGAGAAACTGTTCTGTCGCATCTGCGCGCTGGAGTACCGACAGGAGTACCGGGTGGACGACGCCACCGAAATCCACTCCAAGCGCGCGATGCGCCGCGAGGACATCGAGGAGACCGACTACAAACTGATGGCGGACCTCGAACCCGTCGCGATTCTCTACGAGGACGGCGACGGTTCCGAGGTCGAACTGAAGCGCCGGATGACCGACCGGGTGCCCAAGCCCAAGTCGGTCGTCCGCGAGGCCAGCGACAAGTCCGAAATCAAGACCGGCCTGAAGATGCCGGGCGACGGCGTGTTCCTCGGCCACCTCTCGGTCGGCGGCGAGAAGGTCCGGACCGCGGCCGAACCGCCGACCATCGACTACCGCCTGAAGGACGACTACGAGGACGGCGACCCCCTCGTCTTCCGACACACCCTCGTCGCGGGGGGCACCGGGTCCGGGAAGACCCACGGCGCGAAGAACGTCCTCCGGCAGTTCCTCGCCGACGAGCGCCGCTACGAGATGGAGGACGGCGCGAACCGCCGGGCGGCAGTCGTCCAGTTCGACCCGCAGGACGAGTACGCCCAGATGCACGACGACAACCCGGACGTGACGGCCGAGGACGAGCGCCGGTGGGAGTCCGAGAACGTCGCCCACGGCGGCCACGACGACACGAAGGCGTTCGTCCCGAAGGTCGAGGGCGGGTCCTACGCCGCCGACCACCACCGGGCCGAGCAGGTCGCGTTCACGATTCCGTTCTCGATGGTCGCGCGCCGCCCGTGGCTGGTCGCGGGCGCGAGCCTCAACGACAACCAGTACAACGCCCTGCGCCTGCTGCTCGACCGCTTCTTCGACCAGTACGGCGAGGCGGGCACCTACGAGGACTTCGTGGACTACATCGACGACCCCGCGCTCCGCGAGGAACTCGACGAGAGCGGTCGGGTCCACGAGGCGACCTACGACGCGGTGAAGCGCCGGGCCATCAGTTCGGCGTTCTACAGCGTGTTTGACCAAGACGCCCGGCCCATCACCGACCAGATACAGCAGTTCGTCAAACCCGGCCAGTTGAGCGTCGTGCCGACCTACCACCTCAACGACTCGCGTGCGACCGAGGTGGTCGTGCTGGCGCTCGCCAGTCTGCTCGTGGACGAGAAACTCTCGAACGACCCGACCTACACCCGAATCAAGGAGACGCCGCTCGTGGTCGGGATGGACGAGGCTCACAACTTCCTGACCGACGCCGACAGCGTGCAGTCCCGGAAGGTCATCACGAAGTTCACGGAGGCCGCGAAGCAGGGTCGCAAGGAGCGCCTCGGCCTGTTCCTCATCACGCAGGACCCCCAAGACATCGACGACGCCGTCTTCAAGCAGATAAACACCACCGTCGTCCTGAATCTGGGCGACGAGGACGCCATCAAGAGCGTCAACATCCCGGCCGAACTCGAAGGGAAGGTCCCCTACATGGAGAAGGGCCAGATGGTCGTCTACTCGCCCGACAACTCCGAACCCGTCGAGATAATCGGTCTCTCGAAGTGCGTGACGAAGCACGGCCGGGACTGA